A genomic window from Euleptes europaea isolate rEulEur1 chromosome 9, rEulEur1.hap1, whole genome shotgun sequence includes:
- the HELT gene encoding hairy and enhancer of split-related protein HELT, translated as MASKPKERRRIPVSHKVIEKRRRDRINRCLNELGKMVPMALAKQSSGKLEKAEILEMTVQYLRALHSADFPRGREKELLAEFANYFHYGYHECMKNLVYYLTTVERMETKDTKYARILAFLQSKAHLATEPIFTSLGSLPEPDFSYPLPPALDCLGHSPNDSVFQQGSGQGPFSWHSSARSPPVPYIPNAAMPLSGPGQQRSAFLSSVQGLDRHYLNLMGHPHPNAFTLPASQHPSVL; from the exons ATGGCCTCCAAGCCGAAGGAACGCAGA AGGATCCCGGTTTCCCACAAAGTGATCGAAAAAAGGAGGCGGGATCGGATCAACCGGTGTCTTAATGAACTCGGGAAGATGGTGCCAATGGCGTTGGCTAAACAG AGTTCCGGCAAGCTAGAGAAGGCTGAGATCCTTGAAATGACCGTCCAGTACCTGAGAGCCCTTCACTCTGCCGATTTCCCTCGCGGGAGAGAAAAGG aACTACTAGCTGAATTTGCCAACTACTTTCACTACGGCTACCACGAATGCATGAAGAATCTCGTTTACTACCTGACCACAGTCGAACGAATGGAGACCAAAGACACCAAGTACGCACGAATCCTGGCTTTCTTGCAGTCCAAAGCTCATCTTGCCACAGAACCCATCTTTACCTCCCTGGGATCTCTCCCAGAGCCAGACTTCTCCTACCCGCTTCCACCAGCACTAGACTGCTTGGGGCACAGTCCCAATGACTCTGTTTTCCAACAAGGCTCTGGGCAAGGGCCCTTCTCCTGGCACAGCTCTGCAAGGAGCCCCCCTGTCCCTTACATTCCTAATGCTGCGATGCCCCTTTCTGGCCCTGGACAGCAGCGCAGCGCATTCCTGTCATCAGTGCAAGGTCTGGACCGCCACTACCTCAACTTGATGGGCCATCCCCACCCGAATGCATTCaccctgcctgccagccagcacCCATCTGTGCTATAG